One stretch of Streptomyces hygroscopicus DNA includes these proteins:
- a CDS encoding ATP-binding protein — translation MTATEGNGGNEGGGGDRAAGGRHTWDDGLIARRASRWTGGRAGARPARAVDEGRPQEAATGVSHATAGYFPGEETARRSFGGPPYAVYQAGVRSFATGTLRPRLEALRQLVGLSRSRLEGRTLAGAARVLDEADARGRHPYGHTVVAVAGATGSGKSTLFNALAGAPLSEAGIRRPTTATPLACAWTDHADGLLDRLGIPAVDRRNPGYPYDPALRGLVLLDLPDHDSAAPGHRERVDRLLGLVDAVVWVVDPEKYADAVLHERYLRPLAGYAEVTFVVLNQVDRLPGEAADQVLDDLRRLLDEDGLALGEHGEPGAAVLALSALTGEGVGELRETLGRLTAECGAAERRLSADVDGTMTRLRPQYVADNGPVGLTERARAEFEDRLAEAAGAAAAGQAAERAWLRDAEWRCGTPWGRVRGRKTRASGGSRASRTPGAAERMEIPGARARTVAVEAVTARPAVEEAVRTLGDRATAGLPGPWAQAVREAAGWGGRGLAEAVDEAVAAAAVDRQPIRPVWWSMVAAAQVTLLVVQVMAVLWLLGATAGVFGGPEWWMPALLVGGAAVGPALAWGSRVAARGPARRHGRSVEGRLREAAAECGARRVLEPVEAELARYGEVRAQYVIAAGGA, via the coding sequence GTGACGGCCACGGAGGGCAACGGCGGCAACGAGGGCGGCGGGGGAGACCGGGCGGCGGGGGGCCGCCACACATGGGACGACGGCCTGATCGCCCGGCGTGCGAGCCGCTGGACCGGAGGACGTGCCGGGGCCCGTCCGGCCCGTGCGGTGGACGAGGGGAGGCCGCAGGAGGCCGCGACGGGCGTTTCCCACGCCACGGCCGGCTACTTCCCGGGGGAGGAGACCGCCCGGCGGTCCTTCGGCGGCCCTCCCTACGCCGTGTACCAGGCGGGCGTCCGCAGCTTCGCCACGGGCACCCTGCGGCCCCGTCTCGAGGCCCTGCGCCAGCTGGTCGGGCTGTCCCGGTCCCGGCTCGAGGGGCGCACGCTCGCCGGGGCCGCGCGGGTGCTCGACGAGGCGGACGCGCGGGGACGGCATCCTTACGGGCACACCGTGGTCGCCGTCGCCGGGGCCACTGGAAGCGGTAAGTCGACACTTTTCAACGCCCTCGCCGGAGCCCCCCTTTCCGAGGCCGGGATCCGCCGTCCGACCACCGCCACGCCCCTCGCCTGTGCGTGGACCGACCACGCCGACGGCCTGCTGGACCGGCTCGGCATCCCGGCGGTGGACCGGCGCAACCCGGGCTATCCGTACGACCCCGCGCTGCGCGGTCTCGTCCTCCTCGACCTGCCCGACCACGACTCGGCCGCCCCGGGCCACCGGGAGCGGGTGGACCGGCTGCTGGGTCTCGTCGACGCGGTGGTGTGGGTGGTGGACCCCGAGAAGTACGCGGACGCGGTCCTCCATGAGCGCTATCTGCGGCCGCTCGCCGGTTATGCCGAGGTGACCTTCGTCGTGCTCAACCAGGTGGACCGGCTGCCGGGCGAGGCCGCGGACCAGGTGCTGGACGATCTGCGGCGGCTGCTGGACGAGGACGGGCTCGCCCTTGGGGAGCACGGGGAGCCGGGGGCGGCCGTGCTGGCGCTGTCCGCGCTGACCGGTGAGGGCGTCGGAGAGCTGCGGGAGACGCTCGGGCGGCTCACGGCCGAATGCGGGGCGGCCGAGCGCCGGCTGTCGGCGGACGTGGACGGCACCATGACGCGGCTGCGCCCGCAGTATGTGGCGGACAACGGGCCGGTCGGGCTCACCGAGCGGGCGCGGGCGGAGTTCGAGGACCGGCTTGCCGAGGCGGCGGGCGCGGCCGCGGCCGGACAGGCGGCGGAGCGCGCCTGGCTGAGGGACGCGGAGTGGCGGTGCGGAACGCCGTGGGGGCGGGTGCGGGGGAGGAAGACCCGCGCCTCGGGGGGCTCCCGGGCCTCGCGAACCCCCGGAGCCGCGGAGCGGATGGAGATCCCGGGCGCGCGGGCGCGCACGGTCGCGGTGGAGGCGGTCACGGCGCGCCCCGCGGTGGAGGAGGCCGTACGGACGCTCGGGGACCGGGCGACGGCCGGGCTGCCCGGCCCCTGGGCGCAGGCCGTACGGGAGGCGGCGGGGTGGGGCGGCAGAGGACTGGCGGAGGCGGTCGACGAGGCGGTGGCGGCCGCGGCGGTGGACCGGCAGCCGATCCGGCCGGTGTGGTGGTCGATGGTGGCGGCGGCTCAGGTGACCTTGCTGGTGGTGCAAGTGATGGCGGTGCTGTGGCTGCTGGGAGCCACCGCCGGGGTGTTCGGTGGGCCCGAGTGGTGGATGCCGGCGCTGCTGGTGGGCGGTGCGGCGGTCGGCCCGGCGCTGGCGTGGGGCTCCCGGGTGGCGGCGCGGGGGCCCGCCCGGCGCCATGGCCGGTCGGTGGAGGGCCGGTTGCGGGAGGCGGCGGCCGAGTGCGGGGCCAGGCGGGTGCTGGAGCCGGTGGAGGCGGAGCTGGCGCGGTACGGGGAGGTACGGGCGCAGTACGTCATCGCGGCGGGCGGCGCGTGA
- a CDS encoding ATP-binding protein, whose translation MAILDVRPRLLDALTSLRDRVDAARFPLPLPGADRARRSRAELLAQLDDYLVPRLRAPEAPLLAVIGGSTGAGKSTLVNSLVGRRVTEAGVLRPTTRTPVLVCHPDDHPWFAGQRVLPRLTRVWVPTQGERAESAYDEEGRAQEGPAALRVETDPGLARGLALLDAPDIDSLVARNRDLAAELICAADIWVLVTTATRYGDAVPWHLLRTAKEYDVTLVTVLDRVPHQVAAEVSRQYAGLLTAAGLGDVPRFTIPELPESAGGGSGLLPSTAVAALRSWLTQHAQDPYARTVAAARTAAGTLASLSSRMPALAGAAAAQHAAAVRLVQRVEGAYGEAAERVRREIAQGAALAGGALTHWQGLPHDSTPDELLTALTDSLATLLRGAAATADERVAEAGRQDPVARAGLAPCDAPGAAERIGVAVRHWRRCAEELAEEEARARIAEYGGSCAPEEIAALLAASLLGGRRARKAGEKLAETLGAHAALRLGDRGGRLLDSCVSRAMRAERDGRLAPLDALDMSPEHQVELIAALSVLQKER comes from the coding sequence GTGGCGATCTTGGATGTACGGCCCCGGCTGCTCGACGCGCTGACCTCACTGCGTGACCGTGTCGACGCCGCTCGGTTTCCGCTCCCCCTTCCCGGCGCCGACCGCGCTCGCCGCAGCCGAGCCGAGCTGCTCGCTCAACTGGACGACTACCTCGTGCCCCGGTTGCGCGCCCCCGAAGCGCCCCTGCTGGCGGTAATCGGGGGATCGACGGGGGCGGGCAAGTCCACCCTCGTCAATTCGCTGGTCGGCCGACGGGTCACCGAGGCCGGTGTGTTGCGGCCCACGACGCGTACGCCGGTGCTGGTGTGCCATCCCGACGATCACCCCTGGTTCGCCGGGCAGCGGGTGCTGCCGCGGCTCACCCGGGTGTGGGTGCCGACGCAGGGGGAGCGGGCGGAGAGCGCGTACGACGAGGAGGGGCGGGCGCAGGAGGGGCCGGCGGCGCTGCGGGTGGAGACCGACCCGGGGCTGGCGCGGGGGCTCGCGCTGCTCGACGCGCCCGACATCGATTCGCTGGTCGCGCGGAATCGCGATCTGGCCGCGGAATTGATCTGCGCCGCGGACATCTGGGTGCTCGTCACCACGGCCACCCGCTACGGCGACGCCGTCCCCTGGCATCTGCTGCGGACCGCGAAGGAGTACGACGTCACCCTCGTCACCGTCCTGGACCGGGTGCCGCACCAGGTGGCCGCCGAGGTCTCCCGGCAGTACGCCGGGCTCCTTACGGCGGCCGGGCTCGGCGATGTCCCGCGCTTCACCATCCCCGAGCTCCCCGAATCCGCGGGCGGCGGCAGCGGGCTGCTGCCGTCCACCGCCGTCGCCGCCCTGCGGTCCTGGCTCACCCAGCACGCACAGGATCCGTACGCCCGTACCGTCGCCGCCGCCCGTACGGCCGCCGGGACGCTCGCGTCGCTGAGCTCCCGGATGCCCGCGCTGGCCGGAGCCGCGGCGGCGCAGCACGCGGCCGCCGTGCGGCTGGTCCAGCGGGTCGAGGGCGCGTACGGGGAGGCGGCGGAGCGGGTGCGGCGCGAGATCGCGCAGGGCGCGGCGCTCGCGGGCGGTGCGCTCACCCACTGGCAGGGCCTGCCGCATGACAGCACCCCCGATGAGCTCCTTACGGCTCTCACCGACTCCCTGGCCACCCTGCTGCGCGGCGCGGCCGCCACCGCGGACGAGCGGGTCGCGGAGGCCGGGAGGCAGGACCCGGTCGCGCGGGCCGGGCTCGCTCCGTGCGACGCGCCCGGCGCCGCCGAGCGGATCGGCGTGGCCGTACGGCACTGGCGGCGCTGTGCCGAGGAACTGGCCGAGGAGGAGGCCCGGGCCCGGATCGCCGAATACGGGGGCAGTTGCGCGCCCGAGGAGATCGCCGCCCTGCTCGCCGCGTCCCTGCTGGGCGGACGCCGCGCCCGTAAGGCGGGCGAGAAGCTCGCCGAGACCCTGGGCGCGCATGCGGCGCTGCGTCTGGGCGACCGCGGCGGACGGCTGCTCGACAGCTGTGTCTCGCGCGCCATGCGGGCGGAGCGCGACGGCAGGCTGGCCCCGCTGGACGCCCTGGACATGTCCCCGGAGCACCAGGTCGAGCTGATCGCCGCGCTGTCCGTACTGCAGAAGGAGAGGTGA
- a CDS encoding siderophore-interacting protein — protein MPTLLDPVLDLLMLRGTVTEAEPIAARMRRLRIEGDTLAGLDVRPGQQVRVLVGSGLTRRTYSVWRYDPSGAIELCVLDHAEAGPGARWGRSVQVGERVRLGKPEGSFTLRPEAAHHVFVGEETASVPFGAMLAALPPGARVSGCVETETAADRLPLPHSYRLNWLTRGDASLPDAVRSLAPEPGGIAYVAGEARTVQRVRQVLVREAGWDRRAVLTKPFWTPGKRGME, from the coding sequence ATGCCCACGCTGCTGGATCCGGTCCTGGACCTGCTGATGCTCCGCGGCACCGTCACCGAGGCCGAACCGATAGCCGCCCGCATGCGCCGGCTGCGCATCGAGGGCGACACCCTCGCCGGGCTCGACGTCCGCCCCGGACAGCAGGTGCGCGTCCTGGTCGGCTCCGGGCTGACCCGCCGTACGTACTCCGTATGGCGCTACGACCCCTCCGGCGCCATCGAGTTGTGCGTGCTGGATCACGCCGAAGCGGGGCCGGGGGCGCGCTGGGGCAGGAGTGTCCAGGTCGGCGAGCGGGTGCGGCTGGGCAAGCCCGAGGGGTCGTTCACGCTCCGACCCGAGGCCGCCCACCACGTCTTCGTCGGGGAGGAGACGGCGTCCGTCCCCTTCGGCGCGATGCTGGCCGCACTGCCGCCCGGGGCGCGGGTCTCCGGCTGCGTGGAGACGGAGACGGCCGCGGACCGCCTTCCGCTGCCCCACTCGTACCGCCTCAACTGGCTGACCAGGGGAGACGCTTCACTCCCGGACGCGGTACGAAGCCTCGCCCCTGAACCGGGCGGGATCGCCTACGTCGCCGGGGAGGCCCGTACCGTGCAGCGGGTGCGGCAGGTGCTCGTCCGGGAGGCGGGCTGGGACCGTCGCGCGGTGCTCACCAAGCCGTTCTGGACGCCGGGCAAGCGGGGCATGGAGTAG